Sequence from the Actinomyces slackii genome:
GGACTGCGGCATACGGCGATTCTCTCAGGAAACGATGACGGTGGCGCGTTGGCCGCGCGGATCGAGACAGTGACTCAATCCTGGCCGGATCGGCGCAGGAGACGCGGCAGGGGCGCGGGCGCCCCGAGGCCGAGGCCCCGCGCGAGATCCTGGCCTGCGGCAGTGGTGGCGGCCTCATCGAGGCCGACCACGTCGGCTCCGCATGAGGACCTGCCGTGCTGGCAGATCACCGCGCCGCGCTCGCCTCGACTGGTGAGCACCGCGAGTGAGAGGCAGCTCTCGGGGGTCTCGAGGATGAGCACCGGCTGGTCGCTGTCCAGGCAGAGCCGATCGGTGGAGTACCCCACCATGGCCCACAGGGACAGGCGACTCACGGGGGCCTCCAGTACGGTCCGGCTCCGGAGGCGGCCCGCGGTGCGCAACTGCACGCCCCGGGCGCCGGCAACGAGGAGACAGGGGCGACCGCGGCTACTGCGGCGCGCACCACTGATCCCCCGGGGCTCGACGGCGACGACCGGCAGGACGAGGACCCGCTCGCCGATCTGGCCGGAGTCCTGTCCGCTGCGGCGCATCTCCCGGCGCCGACTCCGTTCCAGCCGGCGCCAGCCGACATCGGACTCGAGATGCAGGAGCACATCGATGAACACCCAGGAAATGAGGAGCAAGGTCGCCATGGCTGCGAAGTAGGCCAAGAGATCCATATCGCTCGCCCGGGCTGCCAGCCAGGCCGCGGTGCACAGCGCTGCCTCGGGGACCCCGACGAGGAGCACGCGCAGCAGGACTGCCTTGAGCACGCTCCCCGCTTCCCCCAGGACCAGGATCAGGATGAACATATAGGTGAGGAGGATGAAGGCCGCCCCTGCGTTCATGAGCCTCTCGCTGGCGACCGCCCATCCCCAGGCCACCAATGCCCAGGGACCGACCAGCAGCAGCACCAGGATCATGCCGAGAGCGAGCCTCGTCATCCACCGGCGCAGAGCCGACGGAGCCTCATCCTCCACGGGGCGGGCAACAGGTGCGTCCTCCCACTGGTGAGCGGTGTCGTGCCAGGCCTGCGCCCTGGCCTTCTTGACCCACTCCTCGGTGTTCTCGGTCAGGACAACGCGGCCTTCCTCGTTGTCGATGAGGAGCCCGCCGACTCGGGAGACCAGGGTGTCCAGGCCGTCCTGCAGTCCCGAGGGGGCCGAGTACCAGTTGGACATCTCCAGGACGTAGGAGTGGGTGAAGGTCGCCAGTACGTCCCGGGGGATCGGGAGCGGAGGGGTGACGTCCGCGTCCTCCTGCATCGTCTCCATGATCGTCTCCCAGTACGCCTCATCATCCCACCAGTCCTCCCACCACAGTCCCGACCAGTCCCTCCTGGGCCCGAGGAGGCTGTCGTCGAGGGCCAGCGGGTGGATGCGGATGGTGTGGAGGGGATGGGAGAAGGTGAGGCTCCCGTCGTCGGGGGACTCCTCGAAGACGAGATCGGGTCCGAAGGCCACGGCGAGGTCGGTCAGGGTGATGGGACGCACCAGGTGCAGCTCGTACTCGCTGAGGATCTCTGGCTCGTTGACGATCATGGCTGTTCCGGCGCTCCGGGAGTCGGGAGGAGACAACAAGGGAGGGTGGGGGAACGAGGGCGGGGGACAGGGGAAGCGGGGACGGGGGGAACGGGGACGGGAGAAGGAGAGGGAAACGAGCGGGAGCCCCGCGCTGGGCGGGGCTCCCGGGTGCCGGCACTGCGCGCCGGCTGAGGCCTCCGATCAGACGGGCAGGCGCTCGCCGGTGGATGCGGAGAAGATGTGCTCCTGACCGGGGCGGATGCGCACGTAGACGGTCTCGCCGGGCTCGGGCGCGGTCCGCGGGGGAACGCGCACGATGATCTGGCTGGAGTCCTCGCCCGAGCCGAGCTTGGCGTCGGAGTCCTCGGCGCCCACGAGCTCGCCGTAGATGTAGGCGTCCGAGCCCAGCTCCTCGACGAAGGACAGGCGCACCGGGATGGAGTGCTCGTCCTCGGCGGAGACGACGTCGAGGGACTCGGGGCGGAAGCCGATGGTCACCTTGCCGCCGTCCTCGGGCTTGATGGCGTCCAGGGTCGCCTTGGACAGCTGGATCTTGGCCGCGCCCACCGTGGCCACGTCGCCCTCGACCGTGAACTGGCCCAGGTTCATGGCCGGGGAGCCGATGAAGCCGGCGACGAACTCGTTGGCGGGCTTGTCGTACATCTCGCGGGGGGTGCCCACCTGCTGGAGGATGCCGTCCTTGAGCACCGCGATGCGGTCGCCCATGGTCAGGGCCTCGGTCTGGTCGTGGGTGACGTAGACCGTGGTCACGCCCAGGGAGCGCTGCAGGGAGGCGATCTGGGTGCGGGTCTGGACGCGGAGCTTGGCGTCCAGGTTGGACAGGGGCTCGTCCATGAGGAAGACCTTGGGCTTGCGCACGATGGCGCGGCCCATGGCCACGCGCTGGCGCTGACCACCGGAGAGGGCCTTGGGCTTGCGGTCCAGGTACTCGGTCAGGCCCAGGATCTTGGCGGCCTCCTTGACCCGCTTGTCGATCTCCTCCTTGGGGGTGCCGGCGATCTTCAGGGCGAAGCCCATGTTGTCGTGCACCGACATGTGCGGGTAGAGGGCGTAGTTCTGGAAGACCATGGCGATGTCGCGGTCCTTGGGCTGGACGTCGGTGACGTCACGGTCCCCGATGAGGATGCGACCGGAGTTGACGTCCTCCAGGCCCGCGAGCATGCGCAGGGAGGTCGACTTCCCGCAGCCGGAGGGGCCCACGAGCACGAGGAACTCGCCGTCGGCGATCTCGAGGTTGAGGGCGTCCACACTGGGGCGGTCATTGCCCGGGTAGACGCGCGTAGCGTTCTCAAAGGTCACGGTAGCCATATGCTGCTATCCCTTCACTGGCAGGTACGTGCCAGACGATCCGTAGTGAAAGGTGCCGATGCGTGTCCGCATTGACACGGCGCCGGGCCTCGGATGCCGGGCGACGTGCACATCCTGTCATACGCACCGAGGATTCGCCAAGCCTATCCGCCTTATTGCACGCCATGCGACCCCCTGGCCGACGCATCGGCGCAGGCCGGCGGTATTGTGCAGAGACCTCCTTCACAGGACTGCGGCCAACCGGGCATCGCCGCCTTCGTCCGGGCGCGCGCATGGGCGGTACTGTGGAACCCATGACGCAGAACCCAGATGTGCGCTCCAGCGGGCTGACCATGCTCAGCGGCCTGCGCGCTGGCACCCATCTGGGGGGCTACCGGCTTCTGCGGCGCCTGGGCGCCGGGGGAATGGGCGTGGTCTGGGAGGTCGTCGACGGCGGCGGCAAGCATGTGGCGATGAAGATCCTACATCCGCAGATCGCCGCCGACCCCACCGCGCGGCGCCGCCTGGATCGCGAGGCCAGCGTGCTGGCCCGCGTGCGCGACACGCGGGTGGCCCGCATCCTCGACATCGAGACCGGCGACGACGAGGAGAGCGGCGCGGGGGTCACCTTCGTCATCACCGAGCTGGTCGACGGCCCCACCCTCCAGCACGAGGTCGACCACGAGGGCGTCTACGACCTGGGCACTGACGCCCGCGACCTGGCCGATCTGGCTCACGGCCTGGTCACCGCCCTGCGAGCGGTCCATGACGCCGGTGTCATCCACCGCGACCTCAAGCCCTCCAATGTCATGCTGGGCGCGCAGGGGCCCGTTCTCATCGACTTCGGCATCGCCCAGGTCGCCGACGACGTCCGCCTGACCCAGACCGGTCAGGTCACCGGCACCCCCGGCTTCATCCCCCCCGAGATGCTCGACGGCGGGGAGCCCACCCCCGACGTCGACTGGTACGCCTGCGCGGGGGTGCTCCTGTTCACGGTCACCGGTCAGGCGCCCTTCGGCTCGGGGGCGTGGCAGGTGGTCTTCCGCCGCGTGTACGCCGGCACCCCGGAGCTGGGCAGCCTGCCCGAGGAGTGCCCGGCCCTGGCCCGGGCCTTCACCGCCGCCCTGGCCCCCGATGCCAAGGACAGGATCAGCCCCGATGAGCTCGTGGCGGTCCTGGACGAGATCGCCGAGGGCGGCACCGGCCAGGAGGCCCTCGACAAGGTCCTGGGCCCCGAGGAGGAGCTCGATGAGGGCTCGGCCGGATACGGCATTGTCTCCGGCTCGGATCAGGCCTCCAGCGCGAGCAGCCCGGTTTCGACCGCGGCGGCCTCCTACGGCTACGTCG
This genomic interval carries:
- a CDS encoding serine/threonine protein kinase, producing MTQNPDVRSSGLTMLSGLRAGTHLGGYRLLRRLGAGGMGVVWEVVDGGGKHVAMKILHPQIAADPTARRRLDREASVLARVRDTRVARILDIETGDDEESGAGVTFVITELVDGPTLQHEVDHEGVYDLGTDARDLADLAHGLVTALRAVHDAGVIHRDLKPSNVMLGAQGPVLIDFGIAQVADDVRLTQTGQVTGTPGFIPPEMLDGGEPTPDVDWYACAGVLLFTVTGQAPFGSGAWQVVFRRVYAGTPELGSLPEECPALARAFTAALAPDAKDRISPDELVAVLDEIAEGGTGQEALDKVLGPEEELDEGSAGYGIVSGSDQASSASSPVSTAAASYGYVAGSGRPAASAPQPQTPPPSIPPRISPVASSGPPAALRAMPAPVAPVPSTPPHGLVPPQAANPHYTSPQPAAPPAGPAYTGPYSVMHPASTGPIHSGALAPPVSYAPGPAAAPQGALPAWAREPDRHPVVIAVLLLFITVLGVVAPFWVMIIMSGVVLLLGTAGRAQDARRWNRLERGSVAPGDTSRMWAAMPWYFLRSLVATFFAVIPAAIVAGVLLYVTLTQQATLFESMPVIPRIILMHIIWVAGYLGVLWLAPWNSPARRGGAQAVGLVASSPSSSRATVLLFLGLSALLLALEFTGQIPTPSLSPLS
- a CDS encoding ABC transporter ATP-binding protein, which produces MATVTFENATRVYPGNDRPSVDALNLEIADGEFLVLVGPSGCGKSTSLRMLAGLEDVNSGRILIGDRDVTDVQPKDRDIAMVFQNYALYPHMSVHDNMGFALKIAGTPKEEIDKRVKEAAKILGLTEYLDRKPKALSGGQRQRVAMGRAIVRKPKVFLMDEPLSNLDAKLRVQTRTQIASLQRSLGVTTVYVTHDQTEALTMGDRIAVLKDGILQQVGTPREMYDKPANEFVAGFIGSPAMNLGQFTVEGDVATVGAAKIQLSKATLDAIKPEDGGKVTIGFRPESLDVVSAEDEHSIPVRLSFVEELGSDAYIYGELVGAEDSDAKLGSGEDSSQIIVRVPPRTAPEPGETVYVRIRPGQEHIFSASTGERLPV